Proteins encoded by one window of Scatophagus argus isolate fScaArg1 chromosome 8, fScaArg1.pri, whole genome shotgun sequence:
- the pim2 gene encoding serine/threonine-protein kinase pim-2 isoform X1: MLEKRAAELHLEEDVRGEHVKEPFCTQFSCGPLLGRGGFGSVFAGRRLSDGLQVAIKQISNSSVLQWARLPGEVSLVPMEIALLQRLSEVGGHRGVVRMLDWFKVEGRGFLLVLERPPQCQDLFDFITEMGALPERLALRFFRQIVEALRFVHTHGVVHRDLKDENIVVDTKTLHVKIIDFGSGTPLKETAYSEFEGTRVYSPPEWIQSQSYEAVPLTVWSLGVLLFDMVCGDIPFECDQEIVQATPLFTRQVSTECQSLIRWCLSYHPEERPTLEEILSHPWMEGGEGEEEEEGGDLQEGRSSLPSQSL, from the exons ATGTTGGAGAAAAGAGCTGCGGAGCTTCATCTGGAGGAGGATGTCCGAGGGGAACACG tgaagGAGCCGTTCTGCACTCAGTTCAGCTGTGGTCCTCTGCTCGGCCGCGGGGGGTTCGGTTCGGTGTTTGCAGGCCGGAGGCTCTCAGATGGACTGCAG GTTGCCATCAAACAGATTTCCAACAGCAGTGTCCTGCAGTGGGCCAGACTG cccGGCGAGGTCAGCCTCGTTCCCATGGAGATCGCTCTGCTGCAGCGGCTGTCGGAGGTCGGGGGTCACCGGGGGGTCGTCCGCATGCTGGACTGGTTTAAGGTGGAGGGGCGGGGCTTCCTGCTGGTGCTGGAGCGCCCGCCGCAGTGCCAGGACCTGTTTGACTTCATCACGGAGATGGGAGCACTGCCCGAACGCCTCGCCCTCAG GTTCTTCCGGCAGATTGTAGAGGCGCTGCGGTTTGTTCACACTCACGGCGTCGTGCACCGAGACCTCAAAGACGAGAACATCGTGGTGGACACGAAGACGCTCCATGTCAAGATCATCGACTTTGGGTCGGGAACTCCGCTGAAAGAGACGGCGTACAGCGAGTTcgaag gcaCTCGGGTCTACAGTCCTCCTGAGTGGATCCAGTCTCAGTCCTATGAGGCCGTCCCCCTCACCGTGTGGTCTCTCGGTGTGTTGCTCTTCGACATGGTTTGTGGCGACATCCCCTTCGAGTGTGACCAGGAGATTGTCCAGGCCACGCCCCTTTTCACCAGACAGGTCTCCACAG AATGCCAGTCTCTGATTCGCTGGTGTCTGTCTTATCACCCTGAGGAGCGTCCCACTCTGGAGGAGATTCTGTCTCACCcctggatggagggaggagagggggaggaggaggaggaaggaggagaccTTCAGGAAGGCCGCAGCTCTCTGCCCAGCCAGTCCCTGTAG
- the pim2 gene encoding serine/threonine-protein kinase pim-2 isoform X2, giving the protein MSEGNTEPFCTQFSCGPLLGRGGFGSVFAGRRLSDGLQVAIKQISNSSVLQWARLPGEVSLVPMEIALLQRLSEVGGHRGVVRMLDWFKVEGRGFLLVLERPPQCQDLFDFITEMGALPERLALRFFRQIVEALRFVHTHGVVHRDLKDENIVVDTKTLHVKIIDFGSGTPLKETAYSEFEGTRVYSPPEWIQSQSYEAVPLTVWSLGVLLFDMVCGDIPFECDQEIVQATPLFTRQVSTECQSLIRWCLSYHPEERPTLEEILSHPWMEGGEGEEEEEGGDLQEGRSSLPSQSL; this is encoded by the exons ATGTCCGAGGGGAACACG GAGCCGTTCTGCACTCAGTTCAGCTGTGGTCCTCTGCTCGGCCGCGGGGGGTTCGGTTCGGTGTTTGCAGGCCGGAGGCTCTCAGATGGACTGCAG GTTGCCATCAAACAGATTTCCAACAGCAGTGTCCTGCAGTGGGCCAGACTG cccGGCGAGGTCAGCCTCGTTCCCATGGAGATCGCTCTGCTGCAGCGGCTGTCGGAGGTCGGGGGTCACCGGGGGGTCGTCCGCATGCTGGACTGGTTTAAGGTGGAGGGGCGGGGCTTCCTGCTGGTGCTGGAGCGCCCGCCGCAGTGCCAGGACCTGTTTGACTTCATCACGGAGATGGGAGCACTGCCCGAACGCCTCGCCCTCAG GTTCTTCCGGCAGATTGTAGAGGCGCTGCGGTTTGTTCACACTCACGGCGTCGTGCACCGAGACCTCAAAGACGAGAACATCGTGGTGGACACGAAGACGCTCCATGTCAAGATCATCGACTTTGGGTCGGGAACTCCGCTGAAAGAGACGGCGTACAGCGAGTTcgaag gcaCTCGGGTCTACAGTCCTCCTGAGTGGATCCAGTCTCAGTCCTATGAGGCCGTCCCCCTCACCGTGTGGTCTCTCGGTGTGTTGCTCTTCGACATGGTTTGTGGCGACATCCCCTTCGAGTGTGACCAGGAGATTGTCCAGGCCACGCCCCTTTTCACCAGACAGGTCTCCACAG AATGCCAGTCTCTGATTCGCTGGTGTCTGTCTTATCACCCTGAGGAGCGTCCCACTCTGGAGGAGATTCTGTCTCACCcctggatggagggaggagagggggaggaggaggaggaaggaggagaccTTCAGGAAGGCCGCAGCTCTCTGCCCAGCCAGTCCCTGTAG
- the slc35a2 gene encoding UDP-galactose translocator isoform X2, whose translation MGGGTHSIAAEEKAASRGQSEANRRLKYISLAVLVVQNASLILSIRYVRTLPGDRFFTTSAVVMAEVLKVLTCLLLILLQKRLSVKETAFFLLDSIVFQYKDTLKLAVPSLIYTLQNNLQYVAISNLPAATFQVTYQLKILTTALFSVLMLRKSLSRVQWVSLLLLFAGVAIVQVQQEGKKEASVSDSAGQNYAVGLVAVVISCLSSGFAGVYFEKILKGSSASVWVRNVQLGIFGTALGMLGLWWNDGAAVAERGFLFGYTGMVWCVIFNQAFGGLLVAVVVKYADNILKGFATSFSIIVSTVTSIYLFGFHVDLLFTAGAGLVIGAVYMYSLPKAAAGSSSSPGSSSSSSATSASQRTDGGADMEAFLPNCAGKEKGS comes from the exons atggGCGGAGGGACCCACAGCATCGCGGCGGAGGAGAAGGCGGCGAGCCGGGGTCAGAGTGAAG CGAACAGGAGGCTGAAGTACATCAGCCTGGCGGTGCTGGTGGTCCAGAACGCATCGCTCATCCTCAGCATCCGATACGTCCGCACGTTGCCAGGCGACCGCTTCTTCACGACGTCGGCCGTCGTCATGGCAGAGGTCCTGAAGGTCCTGACGTGTCTGCTGCTCATCCTGCTGCAGAAGAGAC TCAGCGTGAAGGAGACGGCGTTCTTCCTGCTCGACTCCATCGTCTTCCAGTACAAAGACACTCTGAAACTGGCGGTTCCTTCGCTCATCTACACCCTGCAGAACAACCTGCAGTACGTCGCCATCTCCAACCTGCCGGCTGCCACCTTCCAG GTGACCTACCAGCTGAAGATCCTCACCACCGCCCTGTTCAGTGTGTTGATGCTGAGGAAGTCCCTGTCCAGAGTCCAGTGggtctctctgctgctgttgttcgCCGGAGTCGCCATCGTGCAG GTGCAGCaggaggggaagaaggaggCGTCTGTGTCGGACAGCGCCGGTCAGAACTACGCGGTCGGCTTGGTTGCCGTGGTGATCAGCTGCCTGTCATCAGGGTTTGCCGGAGTTTACTTTGAGAAGATCCTGAAGGGCAGCTCTGCGTCCGTCTGGGTGAGGAACGTGCAGCTGGGGATCTTCGGCACGGCGCTCGGCATGCTGGGACTGTGGTGGAACGACGGCGCCGCCGTCGCAGAGCGCGGCTTCCTGTTTGGCTACACCGGCATGGTGTGGTGCGTCATCTTCAACCAGGCGTTCGGCGGGCTGCTGGTGGCCGTGGTGGTGAAGTACGCCGACAACATCCTGAAGGGCTTCGccacctccttctccatcaTCGTCTCCACCGTGACGTCCATCTACCTGTTTGGCTTCCACGTGGACCTGCTCTTCACAGCGGGGGCGGGACTGGTCATCGGCGCCGTCTACATGTACAGCCTCCCCAAAGCCGCCGCCGGCAGCTCTTCGTCCCCTggctcctcttcatcttcctcgGCGACTTCAGCATCACAGAGGACGGACGGAGGCGCCGACATGGAGGCGTTTCTGCCAAA Ttgtgcaggaaaagaaaaaggatcctga
- the slc35a2 gene encoding UDP-galactose translocator isoform X1, producing MGGGTHSIAAEEKAASRGQSEANRRLKYISLAVLVVQNASLILSIRYVRTLPGDRFFTTSAVVMAEVLKVLTCLLLILLQKRLSVKETAFFLLDSIVFQYKDTLKLAVPSLIYTLQNNLQYVAISNLPAATFQVTYQLKILTTALFSVLMLRKSLSRVQWVSLLLLFAGVAIVQVQQEGKKEASVSDSAGQNYAVGLVAVVISCLSSGFAGVYFEKILKGSSASVWVRNVQLGIFGTALGMLGLWWNDGAAVAERGFLFGYTGMVWCVIFNQAFGGLLVAVVVKYADNILKGFATSFSIIVSTVTSIYLFGFHVDLLFTAGAGLVIGAVYMYSLPKAAAGSSSSPGSSSSSSATSASQRTDGGADMEAFLPKAQVGSPSPAVHVTD from the exons atggGCGGAGGGACCCACAGCATCGCGGCGGAGGAGAAGGCGGCGAGCCGGGGTCAGAGTGAAG CGAACAGGAGGCTGAAGTACATCAGCCTGGCGGTGCTGGTGGTCCAGAACGCATCGCTCATCCTCAGCATCCGATACGTCCGCACGTTGCCAGGCGACCGCTTCTTCACGACGTCGGCCGTCGTCATGGCAGAGGTCCTGAAGGTCCTGACGTGTCTGCTGCTCATCCTGCTGCAGAAGAGAC TCAGCGTGAAGGAGACGGCGTTCTTCCTGCTCGACTCCATCGTCTTCCAGTACAAAGACACTCTGAAACTGGCGGTTCCTTCGCTCATCTACACCCTGCAGAACAACCTGCAGTACGTCGCCATCTCCAACCTGCCGGCTGCCACCTTCCAG GTGACCTACCAGCTGAAGATCCTCACCACCGCCCTGTTCAGTGTGTTGATGCTGAGGAAGTCCCTGTCCAGAGTCCAGTGggtctctctgctgctgttgttcgCCGGAGTCGCCATCGTGCAG GTGCAGCaggaggggaagaaggaggCGTCTGTGTCGGACAGCGCCGGTCAGAACTACGCGGTCGGCTTGGTTGCCGTGGTGATCAGCTGCCTGTCATCAGGGTTTGCCGGAGTTTACTTTGAGAAGATCCTGAAGGGCAGCTCTGCGTCCGTCTGGGTGAGGAACGTGCAGCTGGGGATCTTCGGCACGGCGCTCGGCATGCTGGGACTGTGGTGGAACGACGGCGCCGCCGTCGCAGAGCGCGGCTTCCTGTTTGGCTACACCGGCATGGTGTGGTGCGTCATCTTCAACCAGGCGTTCGGCGGGCTGCTGGTGGCCGTGGTGGTGAAGTACGCCGACAACATCCTGAAGGGCTTCGccacctccttctccatcaTCGTCTCCACCGTGACGTCCATCTACCTGTTTGGCTTCCACGTGGACCTGCTCTTCACAGCGGGGGCGGGACTGGTCATCGGCGCCGTCTACATGTACAGCCTCCCCAAAGCCGCCGCCGGCAGCTCTTCGTCCCCTggctcctcttcatcttcctcgGCGACTTCAGCATCACAGAGGACGGACGGAGGCGCCGACATGGAGGCGTTTCTGCCAAA AGCTCAGGTCGGGTCTCCTTCCCCTGCCGTCCACGTCACAGACTAA